The Burkholderiales bacterium JOSHI_001 genomic sequence CGGGGTCGGCCGCCGCGCCATGGCTGAACCCTCGGCCTGGTTTGAAACCGGGCGCGTGCCGCTGCCGCCCGACCCGCAGGTGGCGCTGGCACCGCGGCTTTCCCGGCCTGTGGGCCTGGCCATCCTGGCGCTGGCCTATGCGCTGGCGGCGGGGCTGTCGGTGGCCATTTCGCGCCAGAGCGGCAGCGTGGCCACGGTGTGGTTCGCCAACGCCCTGGTGGTGGGCTTGCTGATGCACCGCACGCCGCGAGACTGGGCGCTGCGCCTGGCGGTGGTGGCGCTGGCCAACCTGGCGGTCAACGTGGCGTGGGGCGACGGCCTGGCCAATGCGCTGGCCTTTTTGCCGGCCAACCTGCTGGAGATGGCGCTGGGCGCCTGGCTGCTGCGGCGCTGGAACCTGCACCGCACGGGGCTGCGGTCGCCGGTGCTGCTGCTGCGCCTGCTGCTGGGCGGCGGCGTGCTGCCGCAGGTGGTGGGGGCCACGCTGGGCGCGGCCGTCATCGCCGCGCGCGGCGTGGCGCCGTTCGGCACGGTGTGGCTGGCCTGGTTCGAGGGGTCGGTGATCGGGGCCCTGTCGGTGCTGCCGGTGGTGGTGTGCGCCATGCGCCACCGCTGGTCCAGCATCCGGCAGCAGGTGATGGTGGCGCACATGGCCTGGCTCGCACCGCTGGCGCTGGGGGTGACGGTGCTGTCGCTGGCTCATGTGCCTTTTCCCTTCGTCTACCTGTCCATTCCCCTGCTGGTGGCGGCCATGCTGGTGGAGTTCCTGCCGGTGGCGCTGCTGACGCTGGGGGTGTCGCTGACCGTGGCGCTGGTGCTGGGGCTGGGCATCCTGGTGCCGCCGCCCACCACCGCCGACTGGCAGCAGGTGTATGTGTACATGGCCTATGCCGCCGCCCTGGTGCCGGCGCAGTTGCTGGCCGCGGCGGTGGCCGAACTGCGCGACCAGCACACCAGCCTGCTGGCCCGCAGTGCCGACCTGGCGCGGGCCAACCAGGGGCTGGAGCAGTTCGTGCGCATCGCCTCGCACGACCTGCGTGAACCCCTGAACACCATCGTGCAGTTCAGTGGCCTGATCGAGCAGGACCACGGCGCCCTGCTGCCGCCGGACGGGCAGCAGTTCCTGGGGCTGGTGCGGCGGGCCGCCCTGCGCATGCGCGGGCTGTTGGACGACATGCTGCACTACACCCGGCTGCAACGCAGCCAGGTCGACCTGGTGCTGGCGCCGGTGGCGCTGGACGAAGTGCTGGACAAGGTGCGCCAGGACCTGGCGGCCCGCTTGCGCGAGCGCGACGCGGTGCTCACGCTGGAGCCCTTGCCGACGGTGCTGGGCCAGGCCTCGCTGCTGGAACTGCTGTTCGGCAACCTGCTGGGCAACGCGCTGAAGTTCGTGCCCGCGGGTCGCCAGCCCCAGGTGCGGTTGAGCGCCCTGGTGCAGCGCGAGCAGGTGGTGGTGGTGGTGCAGGACAACGGCATCGGCATTGCGCCAGAAGACCTGAGCAAGCTGTTCAAGCCCTTCAGCCGCCTGCACCTGCGGCGCGACTACGAAGGCACCGGCCTGGGCCTGGCCTTGGCCCAGCAGGTGGCCCAGGGGTGTGGCGGGCGCATCGAGGTGAGTTCGGTGCCCGGCCAGGGCAGCCGCTTCAGCGTGTGGCTGAAGGCGGTTCCGGTTGCCTAACGGACGCGCATGCCGGGCTGTGCGCCCGGCCAAGGTTCCAGCACGAAGAGGCCGGGGTGGGCCTTTTCGTCCGCATGGCTGGCGGCCAGCACCATGCCTTCGGAGACGCCGAACTTCATTTTGCGCGGCGCCAGGTTGGCCACCATCACGGTGAGCTTGCCCACCAGCTGCTCGGGCTGGTAGGCGCTCTTGATGCCGGAAAACACGTTGCGCGTGCGGCCCTCGCCCACGTCCAGGGTCAGGCGCAGCAGCTTGTCGCTGCCGTCCACGTGTTCGGCGTTCACGATCTTGGCGATGCGCAGGTCCAGCTTGCTGAAGTCGTCGATCTTGATTTCCGGCGCCAGGTCTTCCCCGCCGGGCACCAGCTGGGGCGGCGCTGGCGGGGCCAGCAGGGCGTCCACCACCAGCGGGTCCACGCGCTGCATCAGGTGCTGCCAGGTGCCGATGGTGTGTGCACCCAACGCCCGTTGGGCATCGTCGAACACCAGCGGCGGGATGTTCAGGAAGGCTTCCACGTCCTCGGCCAGTTTCGGCAGCACGGGCTTGAGCAGCAGCGTCAGCAGGCGGAAGGCTTCGATGCACACCGAGCACACGTCATGCAGCGCGGCGCCCAGTTCCGGCTTCTTGGCCAGTTCCCAGGGCTTGTGCTGGTCCACGTACTCGTTCACCCGGTCGGCCAGGGCCATGGTCTCGCGCAGGGCCTTGCCGAATTCGCGTTCTTCGTACAACTCGGCAATCGCCGGCACCTGCGCCCGCAAGCCGTCCAGCAGGGCACGGCCTTCCACGCCCAGGTCGCCGCTGAGCTTGCCGCCGAAGCGCTTGGCCAGGAAGCCGGCGGCGCGGCTGGCGATGTTGATGTACTTGCCCACCAGGTCGGAATTGACCCGGGCGACGAAGTCTTCCGGGTTGAAGTCGATGTCCTCCACCCGGCCGTTCAGCTTGGCGGCGATGTAGTAGCGCAGCCACTGCGGGTTCAGGCCCAGTTCCAGGTACTTCAGCGGGCTGATGCCGGTGCCGCGGCTCTTGCTCATCTTCTCGCCGCCGTGGGTGGTGAGGTGGCCGTGCACGAAGATGTGGTTGGGCACCTTGCGGCCGCTGAAGTGCAGCATGGCGGGCCAGAACAGGGTGTGGAAGGTGACGATGTCCTTGCCGATGAAGTGCACCTGCTCCACGCCGGGGTCGGCCATGAAGTCGGCGTAGCTCCAGCCCTTCTTCGCAAAGTAGTTCTGCAGGCTGGCCAGGTAGCCGACCGGGGCGTCCAGCCAGACATAGAAGTACTTGCCGGCTGCGCCGGGGATTTCAATGCCGAAGTAGGGCGCGTCGCGGCTGATGTCCCAGTCGCCCAGCGCGGCCTTGCCGGATTCGTCGCGCACGAACCATTCGCGCACCTTGTTGGCCACCTCGGGCTGCAGCTTGCCGTCCTGGGTCCAGGCCTCCAGGAATTCCACGCAGCGCGGATCGCTCAACTTGAAGAAGAAATGTTCGCTGGTCTTCAGTTCGGGCGTGGCCCCGGTGAGCGCGGAGTAGGGGTTCTTCAGCTCGGTGGGCTGGTACACCGCGCCGCACACCTCGCAGTTGTCGCCGTACTGGTCCTTGGCGCCGCACTTGGGGCATTCGCCCTTGATGTAGCGGTCGGGCAGGAACATGCCCTTCACCGGGTCGTAGAACTGCTCGATGCTGCGCTGCTCGATCAGGCCGGCGCGCTTCAGGTCCCCGTAGATCGCCTGGGCCTCGGCATGGTTCTCGGGGCCATCGGTGGAATGCCAGTTGTCGAACGCGATGTGGAAGCCGTCCAGGTACTGCTTGCGCCCGGCGGCGATGCCGGCCACGAAGGCCTGGGGCGTCTGCCCGGCCTTTTCGGCCGCGATCATGATCGGCGCGCCGTGGGCGTCGTCGGCACAGACGAAGTGCACCTCGGCCCCCTTCATGCGCTGGAAGCGCACCCACACGTCGGCCTGGATGTATTCCATCATGTGCCCGATGTGGAAGGGCGCATTGGCATAGGGCAGAGCGGTGGTGACGAAGAGCTTGCGGTGCATGGGGGGGTCCGCGGGCCGCCGGGGCCCTGACGAGTGGGGGGGCAATTCTAGGCGTCCCCCGCAGACGCGGGGCCGGCGGTGCGCCGTGGCCGCGAGCGTGACTTTGTGGTGCCGCAATTACCCGCCTGCTCTCTACAGTTCGCTTCCATTGCGCTTCCTACAACAGGCCGTCGTTGGGCCACCCTCCAGAAAGTACAGAACCATGAAACGCTTGAGCTTGCTTGGCCTGGCGACGCTGGCATTCGCCACCGGCGCCTCCGCCGGGCCTGTCACCAACCTGATCGTCAACGGCGACTTCGAGAACAACAACGTCGCCGTTGGCGGCTACCTTTATGCCAGCAACCCCGCCGCGCCGGGCTTGCCACAGTCGGTGCTGGCCACCGGCTGGCAATTCGCGGCCAACTCGGGCAGCGGCATCATCGACCACAACGCCGGCGCCTGGGGCGGCCTTGCGGGCACCACCTCGGTGGGCTTTCTGCAAAACCACCCGCTGTTCGGCGGCACGGCGCCGGTGCTGCAGCAAAGCTTCGTCTCGGACGCCATCGCCTACCAGCTGTCGTTCACCCTGGGCCAGCGCCCCAACAACGCGCAGGACGTGCTGGTGATGCTGGACAACGTGCTGGTCGGCGGCGCTGCCATCGTGGCCCCGTGGAACGGCGGCGGCACGAACTACAGCTTCACGGTCAGCGGCCTCACCGGCAACAGCCACACACTGCGCTTCACCAGCGGCCCCAGCGCCGGCGACCAGACCGCTTACCTGGACAACGTGAGCCTGGTGGCCACGGCCTTCCCGACCTCTGCGGTGCCCGAGCCCGCCAGCCTGGGCCTGGTGGGCGCGGGCCTGATGGGCCTGGTCGCGGTGCGCCGCCGGAAGAACAAGGCCTGATCCGCGCGGCGCGACACCAGGCGCCGCCTGACTTCACCGCATCGCCCGGGTGGCCTCCCGCCGTCCGGGCGATGCGCTTTTCGGGCCTCCGTTAGACTGCCTGCCGACTCCTCCGCAACGACCTCCAAGCCCCCATGACCCAGCCCACCGAAAGTGCCCTGCTCGACGCCCTGAAGGCCGTGATCGATCCCAACACGGGCAAGGACTTCGTGTCCACCAAGGCTTTGAAGAACCTGCGGGTGGACGGCGGCGACGTGGCCTTCGACGTGGTGCTGGGCTACCCGGCCAAGAGCCAGATCCCGGCGCTGCGCCGTGCGCTGATCGAAGCCGCGCGCGGCGTGGCGGGCGTGGGCAATGTCAGCGCCAACGTCACCCAGCACATCGTGGCGCACTCGGCGCAGCGCGGCGTGCAGTTGCTGCCCGGGGTGAAGAACATCGTGGCCGTGGCCTCGGGCAAGGGCGGCGTGGGCAAGAGCACCACCGCCGCCAACCTGGCGCTGGCGCTGGCCGCCGAAGGGGCCAACGTGGGCATGCTGGACGCCGACATCTACGGCCCCAGCCAGCCCATGATGCTGGGCGTGAGCGGCCGGCCCGACAGCGCCGACGGCAAGACCATGGAGCCCTTGGTGGGCCATGGCATCCAGGTCATGTCCATCGGCT encodes the following:
- a CDS encoding bacteriophytochrome (light-regulated signal transduction histidine kinase) (PFAM: Histidine kinase-, DNA gyrase B-, and HSP90-like ATPase; His Kinase A (phosphoacceptor) domain; MASE1), which gives rise to MAEPSAWFETGRVPLPPDPQVALAPRLSRPVGLAILALAYALAAGLSVAISRQSGSVATVWFANALVVGLLMHRTPRDWALRLAVVALANLAVNVAWGDGLANALAFLPANLLEMALGAWLLRRWNLHRTGLRSPVLLLRLLLGGGVLPQVVGATLGAAVIAARGVAPFGTVWLAWFEGSVIGALSVLPVVVCAMRHRWSSIRQQVMVAHMAWLAPLALGVTVLSLAHVPFPFVYLSIPLLVAAMLVEFLPVALLTLGVSLTVALVLGLGILVPPPTTADWQQVYVYMAYAAALVPAQLLAAAVAELRDQHTSLLARSADLARANQGLEQFVRIASHDLREPLNTIVQFSGLIEQDHGALLPPDGQQFLGLVRRAALRMRGLLDDMLHYTRLQRSQVDLVLAPVALDEVLDKVRQDLAARLRERDAVLTLEPLPTVLGQASLLELLFGNLLGNALKFVPAGRQPQVRLSALVQREQVVVVVQDNGIGIAPEDLSKLFKPFSRLHLRRDYEGTGLGLALAQQVAQGCGGRIEVSSVPGQGSRFSVWLKAVPVA
- a CDS encoding protein containing beta chain of methionyl-tRNA synthetase (PFAM: Anticodon-binding domain; tRNA synthetases class I (M); Putative tRNA binding domain~TIGRFAM: methionyl-tRNA synthetase C-terminal region/beta chain; methionyl-tRNA synthetase) — translated: MHRKLFVTTALPYANAPFHIGHMMEYIQADVWVRFQRMKGAEVHFVCADDAHGAPIMIAAEKAGQTPQAFVAGIAAGRKQYLDGFHIAFDNWHSTDGPENHAEAQAIYGDLKRAGLIEQRSIEQFYDPVKGMFLPDRYIKGECPKCGAKDQYGDNCEVCGAVYQPTELKNPYSALTGATPELKTSEHFFFKLSDPRCVEFLEAWTQDGKLQPEVANKVREWFVRDESGKAALGDWDISRDAPYFGIEIPGAAGKYFYVWLDAPVGYLASLQNYFAKKGWSYADFMADPGVEQVHFIGKDIVTFHTLFWPAMLHFSGRKVPNHIFVHGHLTTHGGEKMSKSRGTGISPLKYLELGLNPQWLRYYIAAKLNGRVEDIDFNPEDFVARVNSDLVGKYINIASRAAGFLAKRFGGKLSGDLGVEGRALLDGLRAQVPAIAELYEEREFGKALRETMALADRVNEYVDQHKPWELAKKPELGAALHDVCSVCIEAFRLLTLLLKPVLPKLAEDVEAFLNIPPLVFDDAQRALGAHTIGTWQHLMQRVDPLVVDALLAPPAPPQLVPGGEDLAPEIKIDDFSKLDLRIAKIVNAEHVDGSDKLLRLTLDVGEGRTRNVFSGIKSAYQPEQLVGKLTVMVANLAPRKMKFGVSEGMVLAASHADEKAHPGLFVLEPWPGAQPGMRVR
- a CDS encoding PEP-CTERM putative exosortase interaction domain-containing protein (PFAM: PEP-CTERM motif~TIGRFAM: variant PEP-CTERM putative exosortase signal, Roseobacter type; PEP-CTERM putative exosortase interaction domain) — translated: MKRLSLLGLATLAFATGASAGPVTNLIVNGDFENNNVAVGGYLYASNPAAPGLPQSVLATGWQFAANSGSGIIDHNAGAWGGLAGTTSVGFLQNHPLFGGTAPVLQQSFVSDAIAYQLSFTLGQRPNNAQDVLVMLDNVLVGGAAIVAPWNGGGTNYSFTVSGLTGNSHTLRFTSGPSAGDQTAYLDNVSLVATAFPTSAVPEPASLGLVGAGLMGLVAVRRRKNKA